A window of the Scandinavium goeteborgense genome harbors these coding sequences:
- a CDS encoding DUF1176 domain-containing protein, which yields MSFRLLFLLLLVGLPSTLTWAAPVQQEFSNWQVTCNNQNFCVTRNIGLHHGWVMSLTRSAGAHNDSTLRIELGGPENVLPKIPPIAPRLLLDGSPLKLVGEHWQITPWHLSTGDSPTINTFLQHIQDGQALTLENGTQSISLQGLKAALLFIDDQQKRVGSETAWIGKGDDPPLSVPPAPALKAVKKVNPTPTPFSREEFNDLLDYGTWRMNNSQCSLDPLRREVWVTPLTDDKALLMLTCESGAYNTIYRAWLVSRQKPFAAQPIRLRLPFLPQEKDERDIELVNLTFNDKTRELETLDKGRGQGDCGVQTRWRYDGQRFRLVRYAGQPACDNWQGPDAWPTLWITR from the coding sequence GTGTCTTTTCGTCTGCTTTTTCTTTTGCTGCTGGTCGGGTTACCGTCGACGCTGACGTGGGCTGCGCCTGTGCAACAGGAATTCAGCAACTGGCAGGTGACCTGCAATAATCAGAATTTCTGCGTAACGCGCAATATTGGCTTGCACCACGGGTGGGTGATGTCCTTGACGCGCAGTGCGGGTGCGCATAATGATTCGACTCTGCGCATCGAACTGGGCGGCCCGGAAAACGTGCTGCCAAAAATCCCTCCCATTGCCCCACGTTTGCTGCTGGACGGTTCGCCGTTAAAGCTGGTCGGTGAACACTGGCAGATAACGCCGTGGCATCTCAGTACTGGCGACAGCCCAACCATCAACACGTTTCTCCAGCATATTCAGGACGGTCAAGCGCTGACGCTTGAAAACGGCACGCAGAGCATCTCTTTGCAGGGGCTGAAAGCGGCGCTGCTGTTTATTGACGACCAGCAAAAGCGCGTCGGGAGTGAAACCGCGTGGATTGGCAAAGGCGACGACCCCCCGCTGAGCGTACCCCCCGCGCCAGCGCTGAAAGCGGTGAAGAAGGTGAACCCGACGCCGACGCCGTTTAGCCGCGAAGAGTTTAACGACCTGCTCGATTACGGCACCTGGCGCATGAACAACAGCCAGTGCTCACTGGACCCTCTGCGCCGTGAAGTGTGGGTCACGCCGCTCACCGACGATAAAGCGCTACTGATGTTGACCTGTGAATCGGGGGCCTACAACACCATTTACCGGGCGTGGCTGGTATCGCGTCAGAAACCGTTTGCCGCCCAGCCCATCAGGCTGCGCCTGCCGTTTCTGCCGCAGGAAAAGGACGAACGTGACATTGAGCTGGTCAATTTGACCTTCAATGACAAAACGCGTGAACTGGAGACGCTGGATAAAGGCCGCGGTCAGGGCGACTGCGGCGTACAAACGCGCTGGCGTTATGACGGCCAGCGCTTTCGTCTGGTGCGATACGCCGGACAACCGGCCTGCGATAACTGGCAGGGGCCAGATGCATGGCCCACCCTCTGGATAACAAGATAG
- the tkt gene encoding transketolase, whose translation MSRRELANAIRALSMDAVQKANSGHPGAPMGMADIAEVLWNDFLKHNPTDPHWYDRDRFILSNGHASMLQYSLLHLTGYDLPISELKNFRQLHSKTPGHPELGYTPGIETTTGPLGQGLANAVGLAISERTLAAQFNQPDHDIVDHYTYVFMGDGCLMEGISHEACSLAGTLGLGKLIGFYDHNGISIDGHTEGWFTDDTAKRFEAYHWHVVHEIDGHDPEAVKKAILEAQSVKDKPSLIICRTVIGFGSPNKAGKEESHGAALGEEEVALARKQLGWKYPAFEIPKEIYQGWDAREKGEKAQHSWNDKLAAYKKAHPELAAEFERRMSGKLPDNWQSISQKYIEKLQSEPAKIATRKASQNALNVYGPLLKELLGGSADLAPSNLTIWKESVSLKDDPAGNYIHYGVREFGMTAIANGIAHHGGFLPYTATFLMFVEYARNAARMAALMKARQIMVYTHDSIGLGEDGPTHQAVEQLASLRLTPNFSTWRPCDQVETAVAWKAAIERHDGPTALILSRQNLAQIERSPDQVKAIARGGYVLKDSGGKPDLILIATGSELEITVLAAEKLVADGHSVRVVSLPSTDVFDKQDEEYRESVLPSDVSARVAVEAGIADYWYKYVGLKGAIVGMTTYGESAPAEKLFPFFGFTVENIVEKAKKVMHK comes from the coding sequence ATGTCCCGAAGAGAACTAGCCAACGCGATCCGCGCCCTGAGTATGGACGCTGTGCAGAAAGCCAATTCCGGCCACCCGGGTGCCCCGATGGGGATGGCGGATATTGCCGAAGTTCTGTGGAATGATTTCCTCAAGCACAACCCAACCGACCCACATTGGTACGATCGTGACCGCTTTATTTTGTCCAACGGCCACGCCTCAATGTTGCAATACAGTCTGCTGCATCTGACCGGTTACGACCTGCCAATATCCGAGCTGAAAAACTTCCGCCAGCTACATTCCAAAACGCCGGGGCACCCGGAACTGGGCTATACGCCGGGCATCGAAACCACTACCGGCCCGCTCGGTCAGGGGCTGGCAAATGCCGTTGGGTTGGCGATTTCCGAACGCACGCTGGCGGCGCAGTTTAACCAGCCTGACCACGATATCGTCGATCACTATACCTACGTGTTTATGGGCGACGGCTGTCTGATGGAAGGCATTTCGCATGAAGCCTGCTCGCTGGCCGGTACGTTAGGCCTCGGCAAGCTGATCGGCTTTTACGATCACAACGGCATCTCGATTGACGGCCATACCGAGGGCTGGTTTACCGATGACACTGCCAAACGTTTTGAGGCCTATCACTGGCACGTGGTGCATGAGATCGACGGGCACGACCCGGAAGCGGTGAAAAAAGCGATCCTCGAAGCGCAAAGCGTGAAGGATAAACCGTCGCTGATTATCTGTAGGACGGTGATTGGCTTTGGCTCACCAAACAAAGCCGGGAAAGAAGAGTCGCACGGCGCGGCGCTCGGCGAAGAAGAAGTCGCGCTGGCGCGCAAGCAGTTGGGCTGGAAGTACCCGGCGTTTGAAATTCCGAAAGAGATTTATCAGGGCTGGGATGCACGCGAGAAAGGTGAAAAAGCCCAGCACAGCTGGAATGACAAACTGGCGGCGTATAAAAAAGCCCATCCTGAGTTGGCGGCTGAATTCGAACGCCGCATGAGCGGCAAACTGCCGGACAACTGGCAGAGCATCAGCCAAAAGTATATTGAGAAGTTGCAGTCGGAACCGGCGAAAATCGCCACCCGTAAGGCATCGCAAAACGCACTCAACGTTTACGGCCCGCTTCTGAAAGAGCTATTAGGCGGTTCGGCTGACCTTGCACCAAGCAACCTGACCATCTGGAAAGAATCGGTTTCACTGAAAGACGATCCGGCCGGGAACTACATTCACTACGGCGTGCGCGAATTTGGGATGACTGCCATCGCCAACGGCATCGCCCATCATGGCGGCTTTTTGCCATACACCGCGACCTTCCTGATGTTCGTGGAATACGCCCGCAACGCCGCGCGTATGGCGGCGCTGATGAAGGCGCGACAAATCATGGTTTACACCCATGACTCAATCGGCCTTGGGGAAGATGGTCCGACGCACCAGGCGGTTGAACAACTTGCCAGCCTGCGCCTGACGCCGAACTTCAGCACCTGGCGTCCTTGCGATCAGGTAGAAACGGCGGTGGCGTGGAAAGCGGCGATTGAACGCCACGACGGCCCGACGGCACTAATCCTGTCGCGTCAGAATCTGGCGCAAATCGAACGTTCGCCGGATCAGGTAAAAGCCATTGCGCGCGGCGGCTATGTGCTGAAAGACTCAGGCGGCAAGCCGGACCTTATCCTGATTGCGACGGGGTCAGAACTGGAAATCACCGTGCTGGCGGCGGAGAAACTGGTGGCTGACGGGCACAGCGTGCGGGTGGTTTCCCTGCCCTCAACCGATGTGTTCGATAAGCAGGACGAGGAATATCGTGAATCCGTATTGCCGTCGGATGTCTCCGCTCGCGTGGCGGTCGAAGCCGGGATTGCGGATTATTGGTACAAATACGTGGGCCTTAAAGGAGCGATTGTCGGCATGACCACCTATGGCGAATCAGCGCCCGCCGAGAAGCTGTTCCCGTTCTTTGGCTTTACGGTGGAAAATATCGTCGAGAAAGCGAAGAAGGTCATGCACAAGTAG